One genomic region from Corvus hawaiiensis isolate bCorHaw1 chromosome 21, bCorHaw1.pri.cur, whole genome shotgun sequence encodes:
- the SSNA1 gene encoding Sjoegren syndrome nuclear autoantigen 1, with product MSGTEAALRGHHAALREGLAELRARREELSGRIRAEEAERDRLQARIAALSRRLFDTSESLVGLRSTRAHIDRTIAEMDSASGQILANSQTLLDVLKEEMGDLGRAIEPQSTSLGQRVRQQKHC from the exons ATGAGCGGCACCGAGGCCGCGCTGCGGGGGCACCACGCGGCGCTGCGGGAGG GGCTGGCGGAGCTCCGCGCCCGGCGGGAGGAGCTGAGCGGGCGGATCCGGGCCGAGGAGGCGGAGCGGGACCGGCTGCAGGCGCGGATTGCAGCGCTCTCCCGGCGCTTGTTCGACACCAGCGAGAGCCTTGTGGGGCTCCGGTCCACCCGAGCCCACATCGACCGCACCATCGCCGAGATGGACTCGGCCTCCGGGCAG aTACTGGCCAATTCTCAGACATTGCTAGATGTCCTGAAGGAGGAAATGGGGGATCTTGGTAGAGCCATTGAGCCACAAAGCACTTCATTAGGACAAAGAGTACGTCAACAAAAGCATTGCTGA
- the ANAPC2 gene encoding anaphase-promoting complex subunit 2 → MELSAAWHTLSTSLVPPAALGLAAPRPEAAGPLQDAELRAALDVLQCYNLHSVVEEWFIEVLQTDLQANIAPEFWNCISQYENTAEEPQCAALLLDAFSLLKCRLEPYLNSLELLEQWTKAGLLLGTGAQTLQEKVYTMFKAILFFSTTKSFQEMIQQFYSRTFRIYMRQWKKGEDGMNECESSMSETEQESDPEEGGGEGPLCAGCSSKREQCWCPEAMEQFQQLNDILRRLNLLERVSADAVTTILHRMIEERMEQRCRGEYEHSFLNEFQEWIEKVIGWLSRVFLQDGPSAQSSPEASSTLKRWRCHVQRFFYRIYASMRIEELFSIIRDFPESKPAVEDLKFCLERTNQRQQLLSSLKSALEMRLLHPGVNTSDIITLYISAIKALRELDPSMVILEVACEPIRKYLRTREDTVRQIVAGLTGDAEGSGDLANELSKADPVTLENGQESDDDISEPGDWVPDPVDADPGKSSSKRRSSDIISLLVSIYGSKDLFINEYRTLLADRLLHQFNYSAEREIRNVELLKLRFGEAQMHYCEVMLKDMADSRRINANIRDEEEKLPEEERPPFSLVAVILSSEFWPPLKEEKLELPEQVKEAMEAYSKKYEKLKAMRTLNWKYHLGLVSLDVELADRTLSLSVSPVHTAIILHFQTKSTWTLTELSEVLKVPVTSLKRKMTLWLQQGVLREEPEGTFTVIEEEQKDQVEKVVLIDSDEEGDSAMASQADQKEEELQLFWTYIQAMLTNLESLSLERIHSMLKMFVMTGPVVTEIDIQELQGFLQKKVRDQQLIYSGGVYRLPKNCN, encoded by the exons ATGGAGCTCTCGGCCGCCTGGCACACGCTCAGCACCTCGCTGGTGCCGCCCGCCGCGCTGGGGCTG GCAGCCCCGAGGCCCGAGGCTGCGGGGCCGCTGCAGGATGCCGAGCTCCGGGCAGCCCTGGACGTGCTGCAGTGCTACAACTTGCACTCCGTCGTGGAGGAGTGGTTCATTGAGGTTCTGCAGACTGACCTGCAGGCGAATATAGCCCCCGAGTTCTGGAACTGCATCAGCCAGTATGAGAACACGGCCGAGGAGCCCCAGTGCGCTGCGCTGCTCCTGGATGCATTCAGTCTGCTCAAGTGCCGCCTGGAGCCCTACCTGAAcagcctggagctcctggagcagtggACTAAGGCAGgcctgctcctggggacaggtGCTCAGACACTACAGGAGAAGGTGTACACCATGTTCAAAGCTATCCTCTTCTTCTCCACGACCAAATCCTTCCAGGAGATGATCCAGCAGTTCTATAGCCGCACGTTCAGGATATACATGCGGCAgtggaagaaaggagaagatggaatGAATGAGTGTGAGAGCAGCATGAGTGAGACCGAGCAGGAGAGTGACCCAGAGGAGGGCGGAGGAGAGGGCCCACTctgtgcaggctgcagcagcaagagggagcagtgctggtgcCCTGAAGCCATGGAGCAGTTCCAGCAGCTCAATGACATTCT CCGCCGGCTGAATTTGCTGGAGAGGGTGAGCGCCGACGCCGTCACCACCATCTTGCACAGGATGATCGAGGAGAGGatggagcagcgctgccgggggGAGTACGAGCACTCCTTCCTCAACGAGTTCCAGGAG TGGATAGAGAAGGTGATTGGGTGGCTCAGCAGGGTGTTCCTGCAGGATGGCCCCTCGGCACAGTCCTCTCCAGAAGCCAGCAGCACCCTGAAACGCTGGCGCTGCCACGTCCAGAGGTTCTTCTACCGCATCTACGCCAGCATGCGCATTGAGGAGCTCTTCAGCATCATCCGAG ATTTCCCAGAGTCGAAGCCTGCTGTAGAGGACCTCAAGTTCTGCCTGGAAAGGACTaaccagaggcagcagctgctcagctccctgaAAAGTGCTCTGGAAATGAGACTTCTGCACCCTG GAGTCAACACCTCCGACATCATCACTCTGTATATCTCAGCCATCAAGGCCCTGCGGGAGCTGGACCCTTCCATGGTTATCCTGGAGGTTGCCTGTGAGCCCATCAGGAAGTACCTGAG GACTCGGGAGGACACAGTGCGGCAGATCGTGGCCGGTCTCACAGGGGATGCTGAGGGCTCGGGTGACCTGGCAAATGAGCTCTCCAAAGCTGACCCAGTGACCCTGGAGAACGGCCAGGAGAGTGATGATGACATCTCAGAGCCAGGGGACTGGGTTCCTGACCCAGTCGATGCAGATCCAG GGAAATCAAGCTCCAAGCGCCGCTCCTCAGACATCATCAGCCTCCTGGTGAGCATCTACGGCAGCAAGGACCTGTTCATCAATGAGTACCGCACGCTGCTGGCCGACCGCCTGCTGCACCAGTTCAACTACAGTGCTGAGAG ggaaatccGCAACGTGGAGCTGCTGAAGCTGAGGTTTGGTGAAGCTCAGATGCACTACTGTGAAGTCATGTTGAAA GACATGGCCGACTCGCGGCGCATCAACGCCAACATTcgggatgaggaggagaagcTCCCGGAGGAGGAGAGGCCTCCCTTCAGCCTCGTGGCTGTTATCCTGTCCAGTGAGTTCTGGCCACCACTCAaggaggagaagctggagcTTCCAGAGCAGGTCAAGGAAGCCATGGAAGCATATTCCAAGAAGTATGAGAAATTAAAG gcCATGAGGACCCTGAACTGGAAGTACCACCTGGGGCTGGTGAGCCTGGACGTGGAGCTGGCTGACCGCACGCTGTCCCTGTCCGTGTCTCCTGTGCACACCGCCATCATCCTGCACTTCCAGACCAAGA GTACCTGGACACTGACAGAGCTGAGTGAAGTGCTCAAGGTGCCCGTGACGTCGCTGAAGAGGAAGATGacgctgtggctgcagcagggagtcCTGCGGGAAGAGCCCGAGGGCACCTTCACCGTCattgaggaggagcagaaggaccAGGTGGAGAAGGTTGTTCTGATTGACAGTGATGAGGAGGGGGACTCTGCCATGGCCTCACAGGCTGACcagaaggaggaggagctgcag CTGTTCTGGACGTACATCCAGGCCATGCTGACCAACCTGGAGAGCCTGTCCCTGGAGAGGATTCACAGCATGCTCAAGATGTTTGTGATGACCGGCCCCGTGGTCACTGAGATCGAtatccaggagctgcagggattcCTCCAGAAGAAGGTCCGGGACCAGCAGCTCATCTACTCCGGGGGCGTCTATCGCCTGCCCAAGAACTGCAACTAA
- the TOR4A gene encoding torsin-4A, protein MEEELPCSEVDGKSVLSDLGVEMPCVESNPKGGTSGAEKDTGEVPCAETSTEEEAPRDPGIVFTEGSVEGETLGTVRDGKGAIPGTGSDGEEEIPVTDIDGEGEMPRGTKEEASCSESDVEEVPDAVIPAASKKITSISSPLRAIVRLRRRYQGLKKSRLHLELPREKSAEFVHTRLLQRQLSLNRTSLYSPSMSFFNQSGFESSQYFTFDTSVEHYSVKKCRRKKSRRKSRMVLYPDKTKKYLPAEEKSKAKRCLLLLIAIIFFQILNAIENLDDNLQKYDLDGLEKTMHREVFGQRVAVESIAELLKDYLATHIHNKPLVISLNGPTGVGKSHVGWVLAKHFRSVMDNDFVLQYFVMHHCPSGVAPLTCEIDLSKKISDMVTRAEIEEKTPVFILDEVELMSPVLLDTLSRFFEPNQTNEFLNAIYILISNLGGAEITKFVIQNASTELLQQQRGAEELLSIVQPVLISVHPLWKAADIIPFVLLEKSHVINCFLEQMRREGLYPDQKHIENLANQLSYYTTGDKQYSRMGCKQVVAKVNLL, encoded by the coding sequence ATGGAGGAagagctgccctgctctgagGTGGATGGAAAAAGCGTCCTCAGCGATCTGGGAGTGGAGATGCCCTGCGTGGAGAGCAATCCCAAAGGAGGCACATCTGGAGCAGAGAAGGACACAGGAGAGGTGCCCTGTGCTGAGACCAGCACAGAAGAAGAGGCTCCTCGTGACCCAGGAATTGTCTTCACTGAGGGCAGCGTGGAAGGAGAGACGCTGGGCACTGTCAGAGATGGGAAAGGGGCGATTCCTGGAACTGGCAGTGACGGGGAAGAGGAGATTCCCGTCACTGACATCGATGGGGAAGGGGAAATGCCCCGTGGCACAAAAGAAGAGGCGTCTTGCTCTGAGAGTGACGTGGAGGAAGTGCCAGATGCTGTAATCCCTGCTGCTTCCAAGAAAATAACTTCTATTTCCTCTCCCCTGCGGGCCATCGTCCGCCTGCGCCGGCGCTACCAGGGGCTGAAGAAAAGCCGCCTGCATTTAGAGCTCCCTCGGGAAAAGTCTGCGGAGTTTGTCcacaccaggctgctccaaaggCAGCTGTCCCTGAACAGAACTTCTCTGTACAGCCCTTCCATGTCCTTCTTTAATCAGTCTGGCTTTGAGAGCTCCCAGTACTTCACCTTCGACACGTCTGTGGAACATTACTCCGTGAAAAAGTGCAGGCGGAAAAAGAGCCGGAGGAAATCCAGGATGGTCCTCTACCcggataaaacaaaaaaatacctcccagcagaggagaaaagcaaagcaaagcgcTGCCTCCTCTTGCTCATTGCCATTATCTTCTTCCAGATTCTCAATGCCATAGAGAACCTGGACGATAACCTCCAAAAGTACGACCTCGATGGTTTGGAGAAAACCATGCACCGGGAAGTATTTGGGCAGAGGGTTGCTGTGGAAAGCATTGCGGAATTACTGAAAGACTATCTGGCTACCCACATCCACAACAAGCCTCTGGTGATCTCTCTGAATGGCCCCACAGGGGTTGGGAAGAGCCACGTTGGCTGGGTGCTGGCCAAACATTTTCGCTCTGTCATGGACAATGACTTTGTGCTCCAGTACTTTGTGATGCACCACTGCCCCAGCGGGGTGGCTCCCCTGACCTGTGAAATAGATCTGTCTAAGAAGATTTCTGACATGGTTACCAGAGCTGAAATAGAGGAGAAGACCCCAGTGTTTATTCTGGATGAGGTTGAGCTCATGTCCCCCGTCCTGCTGGACACTCTCAGCCGATTCTTTGAACCCAATCAAACCAACGAGTTCCTCAATGCCATCTACATTTTAATAAGCAACCTGGGAGGTGCTGAAATCACAAAGTTCGTTATCCAGAATGCATCCactgagctcctgcagcagcaacGGGGAgctgaagagctgctgagcaTCGTCCAGCCAGTCCTGATCAGTGTCCACCCTCTGTGGAAGGCTGCAGACATCATCCCCTTTGTCCTTCTGGAGAAGTCTCATGTCATAAACTGCTTCCTGGAGCAGATGAGGAGGGAAGGGCTCTACCCCGACCAGAAGCACATTGAGAATTTGGCAAATCAGCTCAGTTACTACACTACAGGAGACAAGCAGTACTCCAGGATGGGCTGCAAGCAGGTTGTGGCCAAAGTCAACCTCCTGTAG